The nucleotide window CTCCAAGGTTCTTGTTAATCGGCTCAAAAAGGTGTTAGGAAATCTGATTTCGGAGCAACAATCGGCCTTTTTAGCTGGAAGGAATATTATGGATGGTCCACTAATTCTTAATGAAGTGTTGAGTTGGTTAAGAAAGAATAAGCGCATAGACTGTTGAAGTTTCGTTTCCTGAATTGCAAGGAAATGTATACCATAGCTAGTTTTCAAGCTACTGATCCAATCTGACTTCCGATTACCTCGAACCCCCCTCAAATTTACAGACAAACAATTCATTGGAGACTATTTGTAACACCCTCTTCCATGATTAACTTCTCTGTTACGTCCGCAAATCCGTTTAGATCAATACCGATAACAGAGCCCACCTGCACAGTAGCATCAATTTCTTCCCTAAGGAATCGTTGGATATCAGGCGCATCTGGAGCACCAAAACTGTCTGGATCCGGTTCTGGATTATCCGCATCACCAATCGGCGAATGAACCACCTGATCATCTATAACAACATCGGGTGTATCTAAAAAATCCTCCACAGCTCCAGAACCTTCTCTAATCGGAGAATTTAGATCCAGGGATGTTGAGTCTGGCTTTTCATACTGACCAAACAATCTTTGAGAAGGCCCTTGTATTGAGCCCAACGAAGGTGGGCTCCGATCCGCTCTGCTTCTTTTACCCAGGCAATTGACAGGGGTTAGGCcatcatcaccacccaactgaTTAGGCAATCCGTCTATCCCATTAGGCCCACTTTGCTTTTCCCCATTAAACCAATCTTCAATAGACACTGAACCAACAGGCCCACCATCTATAGGCCCATTAGCCAAATAATTAGTCAAATCTGGAGTCAACAAGTTACCTTTATCCATCTCGTGACAGTGCACGTGAGCCGAAGTATACTCCTCCCCATGCAAATTTGGGTTACCCATGTTGGAATTAATTCCTTGATCCTTTTGAGGAGTCGGAGACCCTTCACCTTCGTGAGACTGTTCGTTAGCGACCGGAGAAGCTACACCATCATCGGACTGACCTGTCTCTTTCACCCCCATCGCCGGTTCTAATCCGACATCCTGTCCCACCGACTCGTTCTGAACAATAGGCCTGATCTCGCCTTCCTCTATGTCCTCCATGTCTGCCCGGTCATCGTCGGAATCCGATTCCGAATTAGAACTAGAATCTAACTCCAAGTCATCATTGGCCTTCATATGATCATCCTCCTCTTCCTGTAACCTTAACCCAATATATTCCGAAGCCCAAGCGACCACTGTTCTTTCCTTCCATTTTGTAACTACTGCTTCCTCAATTCTAGAGACCTGGCTTGTTACCACTCCAAGAGAACCATTCGAGTTGTCCTCATTTTGCCATGAAAAGGATGACGGTTGAATAATGGATCCAAATAACCCCCCGATATCATCAAATAGATTATTATCCCGAATAACAAATGGCACCCCAGAAATATAGATTGTAGCGAGCCTACTATACGGAATATCCTCGCCATTCCAGAGATAGAACTTAGAGAATATGTTATGAAAGGTTTCTGAGTAAGTCTCCATACCCCTAGCAGCCGACATCTTATCACTGAAAGTAAGCATATAGGTCAATCCCCCAACAAACGACAAACCCACTTCAGTAAGACCCACCTCATCCAATACCAGTCTGACCTTTCTTACAGACATAATCGTTTTAGTGCTCCCGATGATAGATCTCCCGATGCAATGGATAGGGTATAGAGACCCTTTCCCTTCCACAGTGACCACTTTTGCCCCATTCCCATGCACACTCTGATCCTTCAAACCTGTCTGACCAGTCGGTTGGCCATCATTATCTTGATTATTGACTTTAGGTCTCCAAACACTTCTTCCTAGCAGATCCGCCGCATAGTTGATTCTTTTATGATCCTTATCATACTTGGCTAAAGAGACAACCACTTTCATGTTAAACATCTTAATCGTATTGAGTTTGACGAGAAATTCCTTCATATCCTCTACCCCCACAAACCTGACAAAACCAAAGCATCGACCCCTTGTGTCCCGCTTACGGGCAACATATGCATCAGAAATGAAACCGAACAGTTGGAAGGACCTCCATAGTACGTTTCTAGTTACCCGGTCTGAGACATTCTGTACCAGGAAGGACCATTCTATTACATCACCCTTGCTCTTACGATTTTTCCGGTATTGCACGCTTGACCACGGACCACCATTATTGTTCTCTCCCCCCCCAATCATTCCGGGAAGCCATTAATGAAACCACAAGAAACCAAAGCAACGAATGGATGTCACAGGAACCCAGATAGGGAGCACGGTTAGATCAAGATGGCCACCAAGAACCGATCGATTAAACCCCACCCACTATACAGATTCAAGCAGCCATCGTCGAGCCGACTTTACGAATTCCGGGCGGCTAGAAGATGAGAGAGAGATAAGATCAAATTGACTTGGTCGATAAGTCTATTCGCTAACCAAACAATCTCAAACAAACTAAGGTTATTAGATTTATATGTCGACCCGCCTTTCTATACTCTATCTTCATTAATATTCAATAATTGTGGAATAGATTAACTTGGCATGGCGGGCCTAGTTATAAGAACTGGTATTACATGACATTGATATATTTTTTATATGTGATATTGTAGCTTTTCTAAGGATGACACCCAGAGGAAATTTAATTATCACAATTTTTAACTAAACTAGTACCATTGGTCCAATTATTTTGCTAATCTTGCATATGCTAACAAAAAAATGTAGTTTAACTTCAATAAATTATTCAAATTTAGAAAATAAAAGGAGTTTTAGGATTTTGAAGTTTTTTAGCTATTAGTATGAGTTGAACAACTGGATGTATTATTTGATCGTAAAGTATACATCATTAAAACTATAGCAGATTGCTAGCGTAAAAGAAATCTTAGACTTACAAAGATCAAAACATGGTGACACGCATATAGGGAGAAGATTATGAGAAAACTATTTAAATGCGAGAAAACTAAAAATGTAGATTTACGACTAAAAATGTtaaaatttttttgtgttttttaaattttacttagaatttttttagttttcttattTAAATGAGTTTTCTGACGATCGTCGTATTGAGATAAGCTCTTTGTATTTAGATAATCAAGTAAGTTGAACCTTGTTAGTAAGCACATAATAAACTAGATAAGCTTGACGTTGATAATCCTTGTTAATAGGCAAGTCTATTATCAATATTGGAGAGCCCACTACAGTAAAGCTACATGTCTCACTCTCTTGAAAGTATGGTCTTAGATTTAATTTTATAATCACCGGTTATGgattaagttattctacaaaaacTTTTAATTGTAAGAAGTGGTAAGTGCAATAACTTTAaaattaaacccactacatcatCACCCATGTCTCTTGTAAGAAGTGGTGGTGCGGGTTTAGGTTTTTgtgtggtggtggatgtttaagttttttttttcttttttttatagtGGGTTTTTTTAAAAGTCTTTGTACCCTTTTTACAATTAGCAGTTTTTGTATTTGATCTTAATCGCAccgattatatataaaaaaaataataatgtaGCACCCAATCAATTAATATACCATAGCCATTTATTATCAAATTTATATATTCTAGACTTCATGACAGCTACCATAGGTCCATAGCCACATATGTTTGTGTACACGTTAGATGCTAGTTATTCCTTTAAATTCCTAAGGTttaagggtataaggagtggttaaacactttaaagtggcaaaccaaaaaactgaccaatgagagcgcgccatgtcaattaggcaaaagtgtttaaactttggtgaaaaatgttggcaatggtttaaacacttggtgaagtggtaaactattttttaaaaaaaaaaggaaaaaggtgtgattggttgagattggaatggaccccaccccatacccccctctctctttcctttctccttTCCCGCATCGGTAAAGCTTCACCGCATGAAACCAAATCTGATCGGTAAACTTTGGTTGGCAATGGTTTGCCATTTCGGTAAACCAAGTTTACCGACACCTTCATTTGCCACACCGTATCCCCTAAGTGGCTGAGAATGACCTGGTCACCAAGGTTGACTAATGATATTACTTAATTATTGTTCTTTGACATTTACACTAAGAAATTATGTAAAACTGAAAAtggtcttttttttttcttagaaTAAACAATGCATGTGTGGTTTGGATAAAAATGGATTAAGACGTGTTTTAGTAACAGCTAAGCTAAAACTTTATGGAGAAATTTAAAACATTATAAGAGTTATTTGTAACATATATAATTATTAACAAATGGACTTATTTGTTTCTAAGATATAATTATTAACAAATGGACTTATTTGTTTCTAAGAGTtatttgttacatatataattatTAACAAATGGACTTATTTGTTTCAAATATAGTCAACCATAGATATGGTAATGTTATGGAAAAAAAGATGATTATTTCTTTTTGAACAAATGCGCCATTTCGTCAAAACAATTCAATAAAATATATTGAACCATTTTTAAATCTGTACAATTCGAATGTTGATTACATGTGGTTGTTATACGATAAAATCCGTTGGTATCAATAGAATAATATTTGGGAAAATTACGAGAAATGGCTAATGAACAACACCATTTTCGAATTTGGTCACTTCACGCGTCCTTGGAGCGGCGCATCATGCGCGGGATTTGTCTGGAAGTCCACGGGATGCATCTTTGAAAATACCTTCACTGATGATGCGTCTGGAAGTGCCAGGATGCGTTTGAAAGTGCACGAGATGCGTCTGAAAGTTGCAGTCATCTCTGGCGAGTTGCAGACGCCTCCGGTTCCGTGTCCGACGAGTTGTAGTGATGGGTAAACGGTCCGGCGATTCATGCGTCTTCAAATAGGTGATGTTTAAGTAATTATTGGTGATGTAATTATTACATGAGGGAATTAGAGGTGCAGAATTAAGGGGAACTGGGTGGTTGTGTTGGCCTTCATAGGTGGTGATGAAATAAGATGATCACTGATACACCTTTCAACCCTTTTCTTCACATTACATTATGCACTTCTGTATGTCAAGGAtgtattttttttggttttgattttgaaatAAGAAACATAATGGTTTTTTGGGATGTGCTGAAAAGGTGAAAAGTGAACAATGCACATTTCTTATTGGATGTTGCAACTTATTGGATGCGTCTACATCCCTATTCTCTATGCGTTTGAGCCTATTGGATCGTCACGTGTCCATTTATTATTGGATGTTGCAGAAGTCTGCATACAGACGCATCCCACGCATGATGCGCCGCTTCAAAAATACATAAAGTGGTCAAATTTCGAAAATAGTTTTGATCAATGACCATTTTCGTAAATTTCCTATGATATTTTTACATGCATGTGATCTTACATGCCAATAATTGAGATTATAATCATTATCTACAACatgtataaaaataaaatattcatAAAAGCGACAACAAGGTCACATACCATGCATTTTGTAATCGGTCAACTCTCCCACTCACCACATTATATATTCCCATTTTAGGATTTCTTAACAAGAAAATTTTAAGAGGGTCCACCTATGGATTTTGTGTATAAATTTGAGAGTTAAAAATAAATTATGTCTTTTATGTACGTAACTTATTGCATGTTAGGTTTTGAGGTATATGTCAACTTTACTTAATGGATATATGTCATCTTGTACTTTCAAGTTAACGCGGCTAACTCTCTCTTAGTTAATCTTTGTGATTTATGAAACACTCGCACATGCATTCATATCGTATACGTCGATTATAACACACGGAAACAACATGTGTATACACTTAAAAGTTAAATAATTAACTTTCGATACAAGTTTCAAGGTATGTAACTAGAAGGATTAGTTCCACACATACTGACGTGTGTCGAGCGTAgtataatttttaatatatttttaacattttttactcgtttatcaagctttaaatttataaaacatgatacaatacaatcactctctacaacacgttAGGTCAAGTAAGGGTGGACCCACATGGTGCTAGTCGGGGTCAACGGACCCCAATATTTTTAAAAAATCTAGTAGAACCGGTATGTTAAATATTTCAAGTATCCCCAAAAATAAATTAATTGGAAACCATAGTATTAAAAGCGAAGATGGTGTGGTGGTAAAACCCCTTGTGTTCCAACAAATAGATCCCAAGTTTAAGTCTTATATGTCctattttttagtttattttttccaTTAAAATTAAACTAGTGTTTTAAAACAGCACAACCACCCATTGACCATCTAATTTACTTCTTTAAAATGATAAATTGAATGTTTCCTAATAATTTTCTTTCACATTTGATTACCAAATAAGACTACCAACATATAGTGGCGTTCATAAAAAAACTTAAACACAATTTCGAAGTTATGTGAAGTAATTGTGTTTTTTTTAGGTAGTTCTTGATTCCAACCAACTTATTAATCACCGCTATTCGATAACTTGATGCTTAGAAATGATTCTTAATAATGTAGTAGTTAAATGTTGTTTCATATCCACTAAATGCTTCTACATTATTTCCTAGCCCCGGCCCGACCCGACTACGATAACAGACCTGAAAATTTTAGTGTTTGGTTGTGAAAATTTCTTACACAAAAAATGGACTCCAATGGAAAAAAATCTTGGGTTCGCCACTGAGGGCAAGTTCACCAACCattggcgtagtatagtgatagtaagataccgagatcgtcaaggacataagagcttttaataccgaaATATCGTCAACGTATAATCTAAACAAAATTTTGAGAAAAGATGTTAGTTAGTTTaataaaagaaaattgaaacaaaaatAAAATGTTAGTAAAAACAATAAACAAGATAGAATCAGTTGGTTCCGACTCCTCTTtacgtatcctttgatgatttccgtacCTTGGGCTTTTCAAGAGATTATATTAGTTattgtggcatgtccctcttttatAGACATcgctaccctcagccatattggtctgagttaACAGGGATACAGTCTAGCAAGACCGGattattgaaaaataattaagtaagttatgaATACAAAATGTGGCATATCCCTCTTTTAGAGGCAATGCTATCCTCGgtcatattggtctgagtcagcagggatacagtcccgcaaggccaggttatagttttaatagtagtttgtttataagggattcaagcaGTTCTTGATTCCCctgatttgatgctatctgcctcaagAGAAGTCCTAATAACCTTGAATCAAGTCCTcataggatctatacactgaaggaggcaagaactttacccaaactaCCATTCTAaccccttccaggcagttaacgtgctttatataaACCGTAAAGACACATATGAGTGAATCAACACAATATGAAAAAAATGATAAAGGAAAgctcactttcaatataaaaaactatttcttaaagtcattaatacaaacccaaataaaaagtagccaaagcttggaaatcaaaagtaatacataaaagatttttcttcaccaagtgatgtaagagattagccaaacgtggcctttgattgacaagaactcttatgatcaatcttggatcccgagactactacacacattCTAAAGGTGGATAATGAGGAATATGGTGGATGATGATGTTGTAGTGGTGGAATGGTGATAAGtgggagagaagtggtttgccaagtgATGGATTGGAAGTGAGCCAAGcccttctatttatagctgaaaacagTCTCCTCACACAGCCCCGTGCCCAGGGGGCACGACACCACGTCCTTCTTTCTCTATCTTCATATAACTATTAGTGTCAGTTTGTATGCACACACGGCCTCGTGTGATAGTAGGCACAACCCTATGGTCAGCTTTGTGGGGTCCATTGGGAGATTCTACATATCTGGGAGTTGACCACTACCCCTTGTTCATGGGACACAACCCCGTATCTCTTGTCTGCTTTGTTTGTCTTGATCTGCATGGATTCTGAACACATTCTGTAATGGGACACAGTCCCGTTCTTGTCTTCTGGTTTGTTGTTTTGGTCTTGGGGTGTAGCTTGGAGGGAAGGCATGGTGTGTCAATTCCTCTTTCTTgtattttatgttggtttttgtcgtTAATTAGTTCCTTTTGTACGTTTGAGCTCATGTagtcctaaaaaattaaaaatatacaaagaaacacactttttccaacattagtacataaaaagggttgattttatgtATTGTTTgacataatttatatgttgcattttacgcaTATCAgatatccccacacttaattcTTTGTTTGTCATATAGCTAAACTCTCTAATATTGCTTACACACCCAAATAGAAGAGGTAGAAAAGAAGTTTTGGGTCTTGCTTAGAGTGTCGGGTATCCAAGttccttttattttatttttaatttatttacaatcctattcatcatgatttatttagaacattttttaagaaaaatatgtTTAGGCATAACATGGCTCTTAAAATTTTATTAAGCTATATACAATTTACACACCTCACAAGTGGTCACTCAACACTCGCCCGAAGATGTATAAGTGAAACGCTCGGTCCCGGTGTGAAACTTACTCTTACCATAGGCTTGACAAgcaatcaaacctcctcctttttgacataatctttgtaaatatcaagaggactttttaaAGGGTATGTTTTGGCTAGGGTAGGGATTTTTGTTGGGAAAGTGGCGAAAGGTGTAAAAATGTcggttttcttttcaaaaatcaattTATTTGTGACTTTCATACAAACTATTAAAACTATAAACTTTAAGCAAGATTTTGGGACTCGCTTAATTATTTCAAGCAACCAAGGATTTTTTTTATATCAATAAGATAACCAAGTCACCTTTTTACATTTAAGAAAAAACTAAatttttactaaaataaggggtgtAAAAGTAAAAAGGTTTATGGGTGACATGTGATTGTTgcgaaaatatatttttgtgggttttaaaacGAAAGGTTTAGGTTCGAGGGGGTTAAGTAGGGGATTTTTGGTTTTGTTGGGagataaaaagaaaaatatggtttAAATGAAAAGGGTTATAGTCCTAATGCCTCAATTATTTACTTACTTGGATTAGTCGGTAAGAATCAGGAATGCGTTATCTTGGCAAGTTCTAAATTCGTAAGAACCATACGGAGTATCATACAAAAAATGGAAAGTGAGAATTTAATAAAGATATGGAATTGTATGCTcggtaaaggctcaaaactcactatTTGTGGAAAAAGGGTTAAAAAGTGTGTAAATGTATATACAATCAAATTTTAAAAGGATTGTCATGCCTTTTATAAATTTTTCTTGTATGGTTCTTTTTAATCACGAAGCTATCGGTTGTAAAGtcataaataaattattttttagAACTTTGTATATCCAACTTAAACCAAGACAAGACaaagaaagaaattttttggaaaagatttggggtgtttagtggtTCCAAgttgagttttgtgtaaggcttgtttagGACAAAAGATTCAagtccccccccccacacacacataatttacacattgtcctcaatgtgtccaaaaatgtATTGAAAATGATTAAATACGTAAAAGTGGGTTGAAAACAACATTTCACAAAATCTGGGTAGTGGGCATTGGGCGTGCTAGGGAGGCATGACCCTGTGTCTAACTAGCAGTATCGTAAAACTTACAGAAGGCAAGCATGGGCCCATGCCTAATAGGCACGGACCCGTGTGAGAGGTCTAGCGGCCAAATTATATCAGCTGTTTGGAGACACGAGGGCGTGCTTACCATACACGACCCCATGCTGCAATTGTTGTAATGAAGATTTTGAGGCGGGGGACTTTATGAGTCTTTTATTAATGGTTCAATATCCTTTGGCTAGTTCCCGTCCCCCTTGGAGTGCATTTGATCCTACAAAGAGAAAACTTAAAACAAAAGTATTAACAAAGAACAAAACTAAATCTTCAACATGAATGTTCTTTTCAAAAGGAAGCCTTACATTTGAAAGTGGAACATATATGTTTAAGTAAACTACTTTTATTTATCATAGTCCATGGAATGCCTCCATGGTGTGCcatgtttataagggtccttggctagacctaAAATTAATCAAATATTACCCGAGTGGGATGACTCGCATCCCAATTTGCACCGGCTGAGAGAGTAGTCCAAGCTCGAGTCTATTGCCTTGATGTAGTTGACTACATCATCCTCCATGTGTTGTCCCACTTCGAATTTCAATTCCTTGTAGCCAACTTTCACCGTTAGCTTTCCATTACTCACATCCATCATGGCCCGTGCGGTGGTAAGGAATGGTATTCCTAGTAAGAGTGGGAtctcggtgtcttcttccatgtaAAGGATCACAAATTCAGCAGGAAAAACAAATTCTCCGACCTTAACTAAAAGATTCTCTATAACACCTTGAGGGTACTTTACTGACCTATCCGCAAGTTGGATGCTCATCCTTGTAGGATGCGACGTCCCTAGTCCGAGGCATTTGAACATGGAGGCAGGCATTAGGTTAATGCTGGCTACTAGGTCGGCAAGCGCATTGCTTATTGGCGATCCTCCAATGGAGCAAGGAATCGTGAAGTTTCCGGGAtcaattttcttttgggggagtttgttgaggaGTACCGCAAAGCATTCTTCACTTAGGCTAACTTATTTAATTGATTCAATCTTCCTTTTGTGGGTGAGGAAGTCTCTTATGAATTTGGGGTATTTTGGCATTTGTGAGAGGACTCCGACAAAAGGAAGATTTATGTGAAGTTGTTTTAGGAGGTTTACGAACTTTGTGAATTGGTCGTCGGTATTTTGGCAAAGAAAATGGTCCGGGCAGGGTACTGGTGGTGGTTTGGTAGGTTCGGTGTTTTGGGGTTGAGTGTTTTCTTGATTGTTGGTTAAGGGGGTGTTTGTGGGTTGGTTAGTTTGTGGAGGGTTTTGAGGTGAAGTGGTTTCATTATCGGGCCCTACCTTCCGGTTTCTCAAAGTGATAACGTttacttgtgcttttgggtttggTTCAGTGTTGCTAGGCAAGGCATATTGTGGTCTTTTGGAGAAATTTTGGGCGAGTTGGCTTacttgtttttcaatgttttgtatactagcccGTTGGTTCCTAATTTCGGCTTCAATTTGTAGGAAC belongs to Helianthus annuus cultivar XRQ/B chromosome 5, HanXRQr2.0-SUNRISE, whole genome shotgun sequence and includes:
- the LOC110943054 gene encoding uncharacterized protein LOC110943054 produces the protein MSIQLADRSVKYPQGVIENLLVKVGEFVFPAEFVILYMEEDTEIPLLLGIPFLTTARAMMDVSNGKLTVKVGYKELKFEVGQHMEDDVVNYIKAIDSSLDYSLSRCKLGCESSHSGSNALQGGRELAKGY